gaggtttcctattgaaaacaatgggaaacacttgatgATATTCCGGCACGGCTGAAAGCCAcatcggaggatcgctactttacctgaagtgatggAAGGTGCATCCACAGATAAATCGGATAGACCAAGGTCTCAGAATGGCAACTGAGGCCATGTACTCTGTTGGCGGTGCCAAGAACTTGGGTATGTGGTGACCAATTGTCCCCTCACAATTGAACCAATGGAGTGAACCCTTACAGACATGTCTTATTGTTTGCAAGACCTACATACTCTGCCAAGAGTTTGTCAGAATTGAACCACAGAATTGTACTGTGAATATAGGGGTCAGTGCAGTTTTTGCATTATTGGATTTGGGGAGCCTGGTGGACCTGGTGCATGGTTCTCTTGTGGACCCATAGACATATAGTGGAAATACTGTCGGAGTGCTGTGTATAAATGGAAAGCCAAAGAGTACCCCACTTCTGTCATTACACTTGAAACCTCCTGTAGTGTGGTGCGCCATGAAATGGCCATGGTTAAAGCATTAATACACTGAATATATTCACTTTGAAACATGTTTAGCTTTAAGTTGGACTTGCATGTGTACATTACCCTTCTCTCCGCAGTTCTACAGCCACTGGACAAAGCGCGAGTAGATGGTCTTCTTGTCACCTTGTACTTCACTGGTTTTTCACCTGCTGACTCTCCTTGCAGGGCATCTTTTTGTTCTTTCCTTTTCTTGGTAGGTGTTTCCTTTTGTTCTTGTTTCAGCCGTAGCTCTTCCAACTGCTGTCTGTCAGGAAAATTGTTTACTAAGTTGGGGCGTATTGTTCATATAAGACCATGAGTTTTGTATAGTACTTTAAAGAAACCAATATTGTTAGAGACATTACTGACTAgtcactttttttctttctcatgaGCTCAGTTTTAGCCATCAAAAATATTTCTCACTCACAGAAAATCCTACATTAATATACCTTAAAACTAAAACTATAGGTGATGTTCTCCTACACTTCAGTCTCGCCAGCAGCTAACAACAAGATGATTCAATTGCAATTAAACATTATTGTTACTTGACACCAAGCAGACTCTTTAGGATTGATAGAACCCCTAACACACAATGTCATCGCTGTCAGACACCCAACGCTAACTTTAACCATCTGATGTCGTGTTACCTGATGGTATACTCCTGGATGGAGGTTACAGACTTCCTGGGACAATTATTGGGGGTGCCACTTCCACCAAACCCCGCTGTATGTCTGCTAGGATAGACATGGATGAAGAGCGGTGGCAATTCCATATCCGCATTTTTCTTGGTGAGGTGCTGTTTCTGGCCCGTAAGGCTGGAGCATTAGCTGGATGGACAGGAGACCCCGGACGCTCCCCCAGTGACGTAATCTAGTCAATTCTATTCTCCCATATGAAAAAttagtatataaaaatagaaagtgCCCAGATAAATTCTATAAAATCTGGGGAATTTGGCGTGGCTCATCGACCACAACCCACACGCAAAACACATTCCAGCAATTGGTGGACCAAATGAGGTTTTTGACCCATCCGAGTGCCAtttagcccttcacaggtatgatgataatATCCTGAACTCTAAAAACTATCTTTCCAAGTATGCCATGTTATacggtgttttttgttttaagtCATTAGTTGTAACTGATTTGTAGCCTTGAACCATGTTACACTCAGGTTGTCACTGAGTAATATAATTTGATATGTTCTGTTATTgtcaataaaaaaagtttaaaaaaaatctataggtgATCACAGTAGATGATGTGTAAGCCAAGAGAGCTAATATAATACTTGTCAAATCTGGCTAACAGGTTAGAAAAAGTGACAAATATACAACACACACATAATAATGCATGCATTTCTCTATTAGTTCACCTCAGTAGGATTGTTGTCTCTATTTTTCtggtaatgttaaaggggttgccccataTCACCGTTTTTTGACTTATCCACATGATATGTCATAAAAGTCTAATAGCTGTGGATCCCACCTCTGGGTCCCACACCTATCTTGAGTTAGGACCCCACCACCTCCAGTCTCACTGAATGTGGTGGTCAAGGATGGTTGGAAGGGCAGAAATAGCCAACTGCCCTGCGCTATATGGCTTCTGTAACTCCTATAGAATTCAGGAGAAGTTATGCGAACACCATGGCATAGCAAGCTGTGCTGTGTCCGTAACTCAGGAGCTGAGGAAACAGCATATCTCACTGTGTTATACTATTTGCGAAACTCACATTGACGTCTATGGGAGTTAGGCAAATAGTGTAGCTCAGCTGGTCCCATCATCCCAGCCACCTCATAATCGGCAATGTTCTGATTTTGGTCACGTTTGGCTGAGATGGGAagattcctttaaccctttccaatccaatttgtatcctaattttcctagagggcttattctttttctgccattatacaatggcgctatatgctggctaaagccagtactgcatgaggtgacacattggataggctctgacagcagagaggctggcaatatacagtaagagaaccccgatggacgtcttccaacatcggagctgtacagccttaaatcctaatgtctttagacgtcagacagtggattggaaagtgttaatattTACTTTGTACCATGAAGAACTGCTGAGTGCTACCACAACTTAGTCATGATGATAAGTTCCATAGCTGtgacactatattatatatagtctTCATTCATTTAATTTCACTACAATCACAGTAAAGTAAGTCCCCTGCTTGTGAaagttcgagttacgaacttcgctAGATCGAACAAGTCTGTCTGtaagtatgatgcaatgctatggcattacatcatactatgcAGCGATCAGACAGGCACCCTATCAACCTGTGCCATCAGCACGTCTTgaataggcactctgcataggcagcactggggcctttcaggaagGACCCTGGCTGATGTGGCAACCGCTTGGCATCTCGTGATCTTATCGTCCTGCAcccaacgttgtatggagcgggatccacccacaatctccctccatacaagcatttgtttggacatacgaacaaaatacacttacgaacagcttcctggaatggaacctgtttGTAAGTACGGGACATTCTTGTATAAACTAAAATTTTCTTTATTCAATATATACAGGACCTAACCTGCCAGATCATTAGAAGCTTCTGGATTATTAACTAGACACAGAAGCACATAGAAGTGATATTTTAGGATCTTTTAATAAAGTCTAGTATCATTTTTAATAAGGTAGTTCTTGTATTTTGTAATTGTCTTTGCTTTTCTTCTTGTGATCCTGCAAGATTCTACATTATAAAATAAGAATAATGGGACTACTGATTGCTGGATTAAAGAAAtgttatcatatatattatatgtatgaaCCAGTGACCTGGCAGGAAGTTAAAACAGGCTGAGTGCAAAAGTCACTCGGTCCCCCCaaaatttattaaccctttccaatccactgtctgacgtcttccaacattctgattgaaacctgtacagctccgatgtcggaagacatccggcagggtattcttactatatattactggccgctctgttgttgggggcctctccagcatgtcacatactgcagtactggctctagccagcagatggcaccattgtaaaatggcagaaagggaaagccccttaggaaaccctgaatccaaaattggattgcaaagggttaaggagaACATTTGCAGTCGGCTTTGCAGGGTGTATGTTGTAGGGCAGCCTGTGCTGAGCAGATTGGTCCATAGTTTTATAGGAAGatgtattttatatataattaTGCTATATATTCTTGAGCAATTCCCATAGTAGGTCATTATTCCTCTGTCCTGCATACTTCACATGTGACAGGTGGATTATGTCCATCAACCCGTTTACCTTAGCCAGACAACAGTATGACTTGGTAGTCCAAAGTCCTGTGATCTAATAGGCTGCTAATCCTTACATCGAGGACTAAAAGCTACCAATAATTTGGCAATTTCAAGGTCAATCAAGTACTTGCTAGGATTGAAGTCTGCACCCTTCAGTAAGGCATTACCTTGCACACTCCTCTCTGGCTTTGGAAGCAGCAGTTTCCTGGAACAAAGATCCGCTGTGTTTGAAGAACTTCTCGTATTTGTCTGCTGTAGCTTGTGGGTAAATCCGTTGAAAGCCTCCCAGGTGGCTGTCTTCATACTTTTCTACTTGTTCCAGCCAAACGGCCTGGGTGCTTTCCAATTGTTCACGTCTGTtgataaatgtaaataaatacaaTAGCAGACAGGTAAATGTGGAGGAACAAAAGAGTCAGTGGTTATGCAAGGGGTATATAACTCACTTACCTGTCGTCTACCGCATCTGTAGCCACTATGTATACTACAAGCAAAACAGAGTTTGTGCAACTGTTGATACTTAGTGATTTTCCTAAATCAAAGCAGAAAACTTAAATGGAACTTGTCGGTTCCCTAATAGTGCTGGCCCCCTGGGCTGCAGGGACTACATTGTGGTGACAGACACACTAATTTAAGCATTTCATCACTCATACTGATTGGTTCAGCAATTTTGGAAAACTTACATATCAAAGTTTGCATTTTGGATAGAGATGTGTCCGATGGggctcattaacccctttagtggcacgcctggaaaatctccggagcttgctgcactgaccatgcagttaaaccccagaagatttctgtggacagctctagtgctgaaatgtgcagagcactgagctgtcatatgaaatcttccggggtttttactgcatactcagtgcagcaagccccagagatttccctgccataatatggtaataataaacctgccactaaaggggttgtctgacagtTTTGTTCTTGTAAACTATTGAGCCCTTCCTGCCCCAAAGTACATGTTATACATGTACTTACCACTCTGGCACCACAGTATGCGACCTGTTACATCACAAGTTTTGTAGTCTAGTGACGTCCCATAAAACTGTTAAGTAGGCTTGTAATGTAGAAGCCATGACAGGTTTATGGAGCATCAATGATAACGTCCTATTACAGGGCTCAttttggctgcagcattcactTGGGTAAACAACCACGTGACCCCTGCAGGCAACAGAGACAAAGTGCGGTCAGGATGGTGGCTGTTGAGCAGTGTGGGAGCGGAGAGGTaagcatatatgtttttttaaaatatacatttAATCCCCCAACTGCCACCAATAATTTTCATATCAGAAAACCCATTTTAACATTCATGTCTTCATTGCTTCCTCCACCCCCAGAGCTGATTCACAAGTCTTTCAAAACCTGTGACTGGATCCAGGAAGCTGAGATTTAGGGTCCTCTTCTGCAGGACCCTCACAATTATGAATTGTTTAAGCTTTACTTGTGCTTATAGAGCTTTATTGGGGTTTTGATTCCATTTGAACAATAGTCTGGTGCACACTGTATTTTAGCAATTATACATTTAAAGATCTACGAGTTCAAATTTAAATAATTTATTCATAAGTAATGACTTCTGAACCAGATAAATAGGACATTTTCATTTCCCCATAAACATATTGATATGATATAATGTAAAAATGTAGAATGTTAAATGGTGATATTCAAAATAGGGAGACATAAGTCCTACATGGTTTGAAAAGGAGAGTATGTTATTTTTACCTGTTTACCTTGGGGAGATTCCGTTGAAGTAAACGTTCCTGAACTCTTCGTTTATCTTCTTCAAGAACTTTTCTTTTGTCGCAAGCCCGGAGATTGATCAGATTTAAAGTATCATACAGTAGAGCATCCTTCACTTCCCTGTCCAAGCGTGAGTCTGTAGTAAAGCTCGGGGAATGATTCACCTATATATACAACATAAGTATAGGGTATATAGAGAACAATGCAAAATGCCATAGCAAATGAAGACCTATTACTGTTCAGTACAACGTACCATAGAACAGTTATATTACTTTATTACAACTTAAATGTGCCTTAAAGCGACCTTCcgaaggggtatattacctgcagttgctcTTCTCTGTCAAACCTCCGATCCGCCAGTGTTTTGTCCCATTTGCAGCCTTCCGAGATGGCTGACGCAATATTCAGACTTCCTGATTCCCGCAAGTACATTagtagtgtaaaggcccatttagacgcaacgattatcgctcaaaagatgtattttgagcgataatcgttgtgtgcctttacagcccAAGGtcatcactcaaacgttgagtgttcaacttgcgctccgagcggggtatacagaagacaagcggggccgcttgttttctgtatccagctgtttttTTGcttggagtgcccggctgttatacagctgagcgctacaaacaggggatgcaaaagacaagcggggcggcttgtcttctgcatccacctgttctctgcttggagcacccggctgttatacagcctagCGCTCCGAGCGGGATATGCGGAAAAccgctggaccgctgtgtttttcataccccaGCTGTTCACGGAGTGCTCAGCCAGTATACAACTGTGCACCCgatgtggagtatgaagaacacagctggagcgctgtgttcttcataccccgtctgtgttcagggagcgggatacagatgaaacaatagtatcagctgtatcccactgtgaattcctgataaggctgatcattgtctttcagcatgttgaAAGACAATGACCAGCAATggctaatgaaaactgcacgatgtaagtgcagttacaacgATTTGCTCAAAAgtcagcttttgagcgataatcgttgtgtctaagggGGCcttttagactaccaatgcaatatacctgttctctgattggccagggcagCTTTCTTGATCAGTATTGTCCAATAGGAGAGCAGTGCAccatgtgcattaggtagttagacaATTGCTACAGTCATCTTGGACAAGGCCTGGAAGTGGTGAatgggagggacagcagagaagaacacctgcaggtaatataccccttctactggggcagaattttgtcccaaaactgggaaATTTCTTTAAATCCGAAGGGAGTTAAATCACATTTCATGGCTGTAGCTCTGGACACGCTGGATTTGTGCCCATGGATCCTAGGTTGCCAAAATGCATATATTAAAGCACCACAAAAGCGATAcatggtgagtagagatgagcgagcgtgcttgtTTAAGGCTTCTGCTTGAGCGAGTAGCAGTCTGTAGTACTCGctggagcagcatgcgggggggagGCGGGGGCCAACGGGCGGAGGAGCGGggtgggaagggggagagagagatctctttcacttatccccctgctccctcccgctCCACtccaccacccccacccccctgcatgctgctccggcgagtacacagttactcaaaaagactgCTACTCActcgagcagcagccttaaacgagcacgctcgctcatctccaatggtGAGAAATCATTGATACTTTACCTCCAGCAGCCAAGGTTTTAGCTTTTTGTCCACTAAAATGTCAAATCCCAGAATCTCAAAACAAGCACTGCCTGCAATATGATTTGGAAAGCAGGTTCGATAGTTGTGCTTGAGGATGGGGTGTGCTGATATCAGAGTCTTGATGATGACATCTTCGATATCCTCCCAGAGCTTTGCTGTGTTGTACTTGTTCTTCTCCAGCCAGGTCAATAGTGTCGACAGTTTTCTGTTATTAGAAGAAGTATCACATTAGCTCAAATGTTAATCTAAACTGGACACACAAAACATGTATTGTTTGCCTTTcttttaaacttaaaaaaaaagttccaattTTGTGAGATGCATTTCCTAATATGTCTTTATGGGTGTTGGAGCTTCCCTTTACATAGCTATAGATTTAAATGATGCAATACTGGTTCCCTGCAGCCGCTACTGGCGGATCCTTACTGAAGGTGTATTTATACGGCCCCCTTGAACTCAATAATAAATCTGTATGACGTTTCTATTCATTCATCTCTAGGTTTAAGGGTTAAAGCTGTAGTTGGCTGTTTCCTTCGGCCCCACAGactatgaatggagtggtagggTGTATGCTTGATTGCTGCGCCATATTGCTCCTTACTGTGTTCCTGCAGACTTCTGCTctagtgatcagtgggagtcccagtgATGGAGCCCATGGTGATCAGGCACTTTTCACCTATAAACATCACCTTTAAGTAGGTGATAAATGAGAAAACCTTTTGTGTTCCTTTAACAGATACAAGGGCTTTAAATGTTCTTATCTTGAGTCATCATCTATTCATCTGATATAGCTCGAGGTTTTGGTTGGCTTTGGACATGATCTATCTAAGGCTGAGTTCATACAAatgttagggacctttcacatgggatgcacCACAAGCCACAGTAAATTCCACACCTAAATCCACAGGCTacggcggattttgatgcggaatcgaAAATGgcataaaacctgcctgcaattctgcatcaaaatccacagttagacctgcaTATTCTGGTGTGGActtccacagctgcggatttggctgcgtcctgtagGATAATTCCGTCCTGCGTAAAAGGTCCCATAGGGGCTCCattcaggtttttgttttttgctccaTTATCGGTACAGCAAAATAGAATTCCTGCCTGAATTAATTCAtcctatgatggaaccaaaccttgccgaatagaccccattgaaCATACAGTAACAGAGTCAGTCTCAAATTTTTCCAAATAGAATAGCATAGGAAGCTGAGCTATTTCATGACGGATTTGGGATATCCCAGAACCCCAAACGGAGGCTTGTCAATATATTTTTGTATGTGAGTTTTCTAAAATTAAGCACAATGGAGGAAGGGTGCACCTTTTGCTTCCCACATTCCTCAACAGCATGCACAACCTGTTGATGAATATGGAATGGACTGAGAACAATGGCAGTTTACACCAGTTTTCCCTCACTTTTCTAATAACCAAAGTAGTAGAGATTGCTAGTAATGAGCTtataggggttctgtcactaaaaaagaaaaatgctctacttatctattcctcccccatcagtctacttaccagatcttcacctcccttatattctcctgtctcctgcagtccaggggctcacttcacctccacttgcctgattctgcttcttcctgtgaggttacgtacattaggttggcagtctgccaatgtacgttatgtcacagctcacaggccagcaggaggactgcctatcttcttcagagattgctcatgcgagctgtctctgaaatagattacaattccttcccaggcagtgaAGCTTACACCACatggacgtgaccttcactgacccagcaggaaggagtttgtgataaccagccctcataacaagctggtcccagcctgcagtgagctgacctggggcactggagaagcttaaccaggagaagatgtgataaggagactgacagggaagggataggtaagtttagataattttttttaatgacaaaacccctttaacaaacgaCATGACATTTCACAAGTAAAAAAGCTTTataaaaattgtatttggccatTTTTCTATGTATTTATGCCAAAAAAACCCACTTGTAATTGGTCTTACTTCAGAATCTACACCATTAATGACACCATTCTCCATAACAGCATTGGGCACCACTGACCTCTTACTTCCTGTCATGTCATCTCTGATAAAGTTTTCGCTGTGTTTGTTGATAGCGTAATTGGTCAGGTGCATACAGACATCATCCTGTCAGAAGGAATTTTCCATTACTGTGTTATATACCATTCAATATGGTTTTCAATAGACCTCAATGGTCCAAATCAATAGACACTATTATAAAATCCATTGCCAAAGGCTACTTACCAGATTGCTGTGGCTAGGTTCTGTGTAACTCATGGTTGCAAACCGTGCGAGGCCTTCCTTGTAGATAAATATGCGTAGAGGTTCACAGGATGTTACAAGGGCGTATATACGTAGATCAAATTTATAGCCGTCAATCAGGAATGGCTGTGGAAATATAATGATATTAATCACCAAGAAGATGATCATAACTAGGACAGTTACTAATGATTTTGCTTAGaaactaaccctttccaatccaattttggattcagggtttcctaaaaagctTTCTATTTTTGCAGTCATACactggtgccatctgctggctaaagccagtgtgttcgccagagaggctccgacagtggagtggctggcaatagacggtaagaataccctgttggacgtcttttgacattggagctgtacaagcttcaatcagaatgtaggaagatgtcagacagtggattggaaagggttaataaagcaaaaaCTCGGACTAATATATAGCTTGTTGGGGCGATAATTAAATCTTTTTTACATGCCACCATATGTAGCTTTCTTGGAGATCTATTTCCAGCAAATGACAATATAAATGTCACCTTGGAGATATACTGTTGACAGATCATGTGATCACCATGTTTGATGTCCTTCGTGTTTTTGGATAGAAAAATGCCCCTGCCTTGGCAGCCACTATCAGGCTTGCAGATGTAAGTCTTGTTTTTCTTCGTGCGACAGTAGGCCTGTAGATCGCCATAACTACAATAACAGAAGATGTCAAATGAAATATTAACAATAATGAAACTCAACCAAAAGTACCCAAATAAACAACACTTAAAAGGGATGTCCCACTTTTGACAAAATTGTGGATTTTTGCCCGatgagagagtgagtgaaaacgcggaattctgaaaccaatgattttcaatggttttctgcacatttgcaatgttttcactcatgcgatgttgcgagaaaagaAATCGTggtatgccctatctttctgcgttttgcattttttttatctcccatgtttccccatggagcctcttttttattgcatcgcaaagcacgaacttgcgatgcaaggcgtttttaacattacaaagtcctattgactttcgtgttaaaaaatcgtggcaaaactgCGTGAAAATGCACTTAAACATCGCAAGTGGCAGTGaagtttttgcgagaaaaagcagcattcacgctaaaaatcacatgaaaaaagcTGCGATTTAATTCTTACACTACTTATGCATGTGTCTCAtccatcccagatttggtcactattactgtgaggggtcactaaagggcactattacaggACGCACAAGGCATGGCTTAGCGTAAAAGGGCCCTGACCTAAAAACTTGTCAGGCATGCTATGCCCGCCACTACACTTGTCCCCCTTTCCAATGCTCAAACGTTGGGAGGTATGCCAACTGCACATACTGCACTATATGCATCGCTATATGTGATAAACAGCTTTTGTGCCCACTGATCTGTACTGTGCACAGGAGAAGGCTCGGTCTCTCTGCGATTCTGCCAGGATGATTTTAAAGCTGTGGGGAACTGAAGCCTTAAAAGTATGAAGAAGCCCTTTAAAACTCCCGTCAAAATGTGCTACTCACTCAGCAGGCAGGCACCATGTTCGAGGAAAGATGTTATAGTCTTTAGGAAAAAGTTTTAGCAAACGATTCATATTTCTTGCCAGCAAGTCCTTTCTACATATCTCACTCATTCCTGGGAAGTGGTTGATTTTCTGTCAAGAGAAGATATATTTACTGATAAGGAAGAAAAAGCTTCATATTCCAATTTGGGACCCTATGTTTTTGCCTATAGACTTGCCTGGAATCTCTTCATGTCCATTACACGCTCCAGTGAGACGGAGCAGTCTGTCCAGTAAACTGTCCACTCCTCTTCCTCTCGCACATACTTGAGTCCGCACGCGCGTGCAGCACGGTGCACTAAAACACAAGCAAATGCTGCGATATCACATACATTTCTACTTCAACCGATGTAAATGGTATATTAGAAAGCAACTTGTAAAGTCAAACAGAAGCTGATATGAACAAAGCCTCAGTTATTACATGGGATAATACATGTGCATCATAGCAGATGGACAATATTTGCAACAGAGGGAGCATTTACATAGCTGAAAATCACTGCTGGTATCTCCAATATGTTGCACTGTATGAACCTAAGTACCAGCATGCTAATGATGAAGAATATGTAGACACAGATTGGATCGGGACTCATCTGCTATATGCTTAGACCTCACTGTATTTAATAGGGCAGCAATCCTATTGTCTTTCCAGCAGTGGCTGCTATATACACAGGCAAATACACAACAGTCGTCAATCACTTGTGGGTCCGCTGTATTCTTTGATAGGCTCCATTACTCAAATGGGGCAATCTTTATTTGTGCTGCTTTGAATAATAGTAGAAGGGACCTGCCTCTATAAATTGCTTACCTATGGGCTGCCCATTTAGGTGACAGATCTGCTTTAAGCAGGCTAGTCAGAACTGCGTAGAAGTACTTACTATGGGTTCAACAAATCAGTAAATCATCGTTATAATATTGCATGCAACTGTTTTTGATTGACTTACCACTCTCATACTTGCAGTTTGTTAAATTGATACCAATTACCCTATAATGAAAGAAAAACAATTTGTATCCCATAGCAGAACACGTAATACAGCGATAATAAATATATTGATATGTTGCAAAAATGTATAGATCTGAATGCAGATGCTATAAAGAAATTATTTCAAGAAGGACTTCTGTGACTGAAGCCATATCACTTAGGGACTGGCAATCATTAGTGCATCCAAAATATCAGCAGGTAATGCCTGTGGACATAGTGAAATAAACGTCTTATTGCAGTGGTCTACTATCAGTAATGTAGAGGAAGCTAGGTAAACCCTGTGACAATGAGGATAGAAGAGCAGTGGCATCATTTATAGTTTGCCCCCAAATGACACTGTCCTTATTCTGGGATTATTTAAAGCAATATAGGCAGTAACAGGGTTTTTTGGGACCAAAAAAATTTAATAGGCAGGGGattaaataaaatagaaaaataggTCACACTCGCCTCCTTAAATGGACGCCGGTCCACACAGGATGCCAGGATTTTACATATGACCGCTCAGCAAATTATAGGCTTCCGCAGTCACATGGCAGTTACACTGCagatgccagtgattggctgagcggtcatgtgCGCAATGAATGGCATATAGCCGCCGCAGCTTCTGGGGTCGGAGCAGTAGGGATCAGGGCTTCTGCGTTAGACTGGCGGACCATTTAATGAGGTGTGTGgtttattttcttctttattacattatttgCCCATTATATTTTTTGGCCCTGTCTACACTGAACGATTTCTGTTCATTGATACATGATTTAACGATTATTTCAATGATAATCGCTCTGTGTAAAGGGGCCCTTAGTACTAGTGATTGGTTGGAAAATCGGCATCCACATCCCTATTAACACTATCTTCTAACTTAACGTTATGGCGCTTAAATTAACATAACTTCTTAGAAATAAAGGCATCAGGTTGGATTATTCATGACATAGTCTCTTATGACAATATATTCGTTAATATTAGCTAATACTTTATATTACTGTCTGGCTGATTATGTTGGGTCATGACTCCATAACTGGTTGTCCTACCAACCAGGCGTCCATGAGATGGATGACTAAACTCCAATGTCTATAGTCGGGGTTACTTCCAGCAGAAAATATCCCACCGACACCCTGATTTCTTCCTAGCCAAGACTATAGCACATTCCCATAGAGGAAGATCCCAACATAAACTCAACACCtgcg
The nucleotide sequence above comes from Eleutherodactylus coqui strain aEleCoq1 chromosome 2, aEleCoq1.hap1, whole genome shotgun sequence. Encoded proteins:
- the TTLL13 gene encoding tubulin polyglutamylase TTLL13 isoform X2 → MKVETQVCSESEDDSGDDEEDEEESDVESLSRTFPADKGTTIENVDPEQTSPLLEESQSEDKWDHTHEEPTTDLTADTTDQAKKKKKKKRRVIGINLTNCKYESVHRAARACGLKYVREEEEWTVYWTDCSVSLERVMDMKRFQKINHFPGMSEICRKDLLARNMNRLLKLFPKDYNIFPRTWCLPADYGDLQAYCRTKKNKTYICKPDSGCQGRGIFLSKNTKDIKHGDHMICQQYISKPFLIDGYKFDLRIYALVTSCEPLRIFIYKEGLARFATMSYTEPSHSNLDDVCMHLTNYAINKHSENFIRDDMTGSKRKLSTLLTWLEKNKYNTAKLWEDIEDVIIKTLISAHPILKHNYRTCFPNHIAGSACFEILGFDILVDKKLKPWLLEVNHSPSFTTDSRLDREVKDALLYDTLNLINLRACDKRKVLEEDKRRVQERLLQRNLPKVNRREQLESTQAVWLEQVEKYEDSHLGGFQRIYPQATADKYEKFFKHSGSLFQETAASKAREECARQQLEELRLKQEQKETPTKKRKEQKDALQGESAGEKPVKYKVTRRPSTRALSSGCRTAERRTEEMKVDSMKPIEIDEKEEMERLQNLQQRSKLIRAMGILDHVYRLFSMQESRMPDQKEHDYSLLDAQAKNQSQFQQALLMCQDTDGSMTHIPVSYLRSTVQAGAVVNPFHFGYPAGFSSLLGAVGAPHPTHHAARRYAHPKNLTWNGVQNIRATTTVSDHSSLNKQMKNGNHIGLSSAKAKMEQRNGLKNVPNDKTTRESTSAFDFNQFS
- the TTLL13 gene encoding tubulin polyglutamylase TTLL13 isoform X1 — translated: MKVETQVCSESEDDSGDDEEDEEESDVESLSRTFPADKGTTIENVDPEQTSPLLEESQSEDKWDHTHEEPTTDLTADTTDQAKKKKKKKRRVIGINLTNCKYESVHRAARACGLKYVREEEEWTVYWTDCSVSLERVMDMKRFQKINHFPGMSEICRKDLLARNMNRLLKLFPKDYNIFPRTWCLPADYGDLQAYCRTKKNKTYICKPDSGCQGRGIFLSKNTKDIKHGDHMICQQYISKPFLIDGYKFDLRIYALVTSCEPLRIFIYKEGLARFATMSYTEPSHSNLDDVCMHLTNYAINKHSENFIRDDMTGSKRKLSTLLTWLEKNKYNTAKLWEDIEDVIIKTLISAHPILKHNYRTCFPNHIAGSACFEILGFDILVDKKLKPWLLEVNHSPSFTTDSRLDREVKDALLYDTLNLINLRACDKRKVLEEDKRRVQERLLQRNLPKVNRREQLESTQAVWLEQVEKYEDSHLGGFQRIYPQATADKYEKFFKHSGSLFQETAASKAREECARQQLEELRLKQEQKETPTKKRKEQKDALQGESAGEKPVKYKVTRRPSTRALSSGCRTAERRTEEMKVDSMKPIEIDEKEEMERLQNLQQRSKLIRAMGILDHVYRLFSMQESRMPDQKEHDYSLLDAQAKNQSQFQQALLMCQDTDGSMTHIPVSYLRSTVQAGAVVNPFHFGYPAGFSSLLGAVGAPHPTHHAARRYAHPKNLTWNGVQNIRATTTVSDHSSLNKQMKNGNHIGLSSAKAKMEQKNPSNKKPNRFNGAYAGSLNNLPYSGKGSTVALTGCSLPAVCGSSIADGLLAISSCSATLAQRPDHSRQLINWKWT